The genomic window TAATTAACGAATCTGATCCTGCCCCACAGAAAATCATATCCTTATTTACATTTAATTTTTCACTTAAAAGCTTTTTAAATTCATAAGAAGATGCATCTGGATACATATTAACATCTGTTAATGTACTTTTTATAGTTTCAATTACTTTAGGTGAACAACCTAAAGGATTTTCATTAGATGCAAGTTTAACAACCTTACTTATTCCAAGTTCTCTTTTAACCTCTTCAATAGGCTTTCCAGCCACATATTTTGCAAGTGATTTAACTTCGTTTCTTACTCTATATTTCATAATAAATTGCCCAATTCTCTTAGGCTCACCCCCTTAATGTAAAGTAATTATTTATTAAATTATAACACCAAAAATATAGCCCAATACCCCCAAATAAACCTACTATAATTAGCTCTTCCCCATAGATTTATTAATACTACAATTATATATTAACTTACTTTAATTTACAATTTACAATTAAATAATTAACATTTAGAACAAGTAATTTAACTTTAAAAAACAATTCTAAAAAATAAAAAATAGGATTTAGTTAAACTAAATCCCATTTCTATACTACAATATTATTAATCTTCACCGATTATTCTAACTTCAGGATGTAATTCTACACCAAATTGTCTTTTTACTTCATTTTGAACATGATGTATTAAATCTAATATATCTTTAGCAGTTGCTCCGCCTTTATTTATTACAAATCCTGAATGTTTTTGAGAAACAGCTGCCCCACCTAAAGAAAAACCTTTTAAACCTGCATCTTCAATTAATTTCCCTGCAAAATATCCTTCAGGTCTTTTAAATGTACTTCCTGCTGACGGATATTCTAATGGTTGCTTAGATTCTCTCTTAAAAGTTAAATCATCAACTTTTTCTTTTATATTATTTCCATTACCTTTTTCTAGTTTAAATGTGGCTGATAAAACTATATATCCTTTTTTCATAATTACTGATGATCTATATCCTAAATCTAATTCATCATGAGTAAGAGTTAATAGATTTCCTTCCGAGTCTATAGCCTCTGCTGACTCTATAACATGAGATATTTCTCCATTATATGCACCTGCATTCATAAAGACAGCTCCACCCACAGTCCCTGGAATTCCACAAGCAAATTCAAATCCAGTTAAAGAATTCTTTAATGCGGCATCTGAAACATCTTTTAACATAGCTCCACACTCTGCTTTAACTCTATTTTCATTAACTTTTATATGCTTAACATTTCCAAGTTTTATAACAACGCCTCTTATTCCGCCATCTCTAACTAATAAATTAGAACCATTTCCCACTACGTAAAAAGGTATATTGTTTTTTCTGCAAACCTTAATTGTTTTTATTACTTGTTCTTTATTATTAGGTATTAATAGTATATCAGCCGGTCCACCTACTCTAAAATGAACATATTCTTTCATAGGGGCATCTATTTTTATACTGTCTTCACTGTAAAAATCTTTAAATAAATCCTTAAAATCCTTATATTGATTCATAACAAACTCCTTAAAAAACGTAGTAATATCTTTTCATAGTATAAATTAAAAATTTGTAATAAACAACCCATTTATATAATTTATTAGCTATTACAATTT from Clostridium septicum includes these protein-coding regions:
- the murB gene encoding UDP-N-acetylmuramate dehydrogenase, translated to MNQYKDFKDLFKDFYSEDSIKIDAPMKEYVHFRVGGPADILLIPNNKEQVIKTIKVCRKNNIPFYVVGNGSNLLVRDGGIRGVVIKLGNVKHIKVNENRVKAECGAMLKDVSDAALKNSLTGFEFACGIPGTVGGAVFMNAGAYNGEISHVIESAEAIDSEGNLLTLTHDELDLGYRSSVIMKKGYIVLSATFKLEKGNGNNIKEKVDDLTFKRESKQPLEYPSAGSTFKRPEGYFAGKLIEDAGLKGFSLGGAAVSQKHSGFVINKGGATAKDILDLIHHVQNEVKRQFGVELHPEVRIIGED